The Urbifossiella limnaea genome has a window encoding:
- a CDS encoding outer membrane protein assembly factor BamB family protein: protein MSPACRLVSAAGLLPALVLPAASADWPTWGRDATRNAVSPEAGAPHDFRFPVPAADGRPATVGHGVAWAAELGSRTIGTPAVANGLVWIGTNTRPPADESIPSSAWDAGVLRCFREKDGAFVWSRRSPRLTAGYPQDLWGGALGSAPLVEGDRLWYVTNRCEVVCLDVAPLRAGKGEPRDVWTLDMRAKLGVYPHIPVMQGGGGAAVAGLGDRLYVVTHNGVDEGVFNIPAPDAPSLVCLEKATGRVVWTDKSPGKNIMRCQLSSPAVVTVGGRSQVVVGQGDGWLRGFDPNTGRVLWACDLNLKGAEFNFGGLDSKNYVVATPVVYAGRVYIATGQDPEAGSGDGGLYCVDPTKTGDVSRELADGPKKGRPNPNSAVVWYTPKAVPDSAPRIEVGKKKKLDLLRESRDFYFGRTIAGVVAHDGLVYAADFSGFVFCFDAATGRCHWVDDLKVSVWGQPLWADGKVYFGNDNAEVVVYAHGRERRRLATIESPYGIRAGLVFANGTLYVPTESTLYAIRGGK, encoded by the coding sequence GTGTCACCCGCCTGCCGCCTCGTCTCCGCCGCCGGCCTGCTGCCGGCGCTGGTCCTCCCCGCCGCGTCCGCCGACTGGCCGACCTGGGGGCGGGACGCCACTCGGAACGCGGTCAGCCCCGAGGCCGGGGCGCCGCACGACTTCCGGTTCCCCGTCCCGGCCGCCGACGGCCGGCCGGCGACGGTCGGGCACGGGGTGGCGTGGGCGGCCGAACTCGGCAGCCGCACGATCGGTACCCCGGCCGTCGCCAACGGGCTGGTGTGGATCGGCACCAACACCCGCCCGCCGGCCGACGAGTCGATCCCGTCGAGCGCCTGGGACGCCGGCGTGCTCCGGTGCTTCCGGGAGAAGGACGGGGCATTCGTATGGAGCCGCCGCAGCCCACGACTGACGGCCGGCTACCCGCAGGACCTGTGGGGCGGGGCGCTCGGGTCGGCCCCACTCGTCGAGGGAGACCGGCTGTGGTACGTCACCAACCGGTGCGAGGTCGTGTGCCTGGACGTCGCCCCACTCCGGGCCGGCAAGGGCGAACCGCGGGACGTGTGGACGCTCGACATGCGGGCGAAGCTGGGCGTGTACCCGCACATCCCGGTGATGCAGGGCGGGGGCGGGGCGGCCGTCGCCGGGCTCGGCGACCGGCTGTACGTCGTCACCCACAACGGGGTGGACGAGGGGGTCTTCAACATCCCCGCCCCGGACGCCCCGAGCCTGGTGTGCCTGGAGAAGGCCACCGGCCGGGTGGTGTGGACCGACAAGTCGCCGGGCAAGAACATCATGCGCTGCCAGCTGTCCAGCCCGGCCGTCGTCACGGTCGGCGGCCGGTCCCAGGTGGTCGTCGGCCAGGGCGACGGCTGGCTCCGCGGCTTCGACCCCAACACCGGCCGGGTGCTGTGGGCGTGCGACTTGAATTTGAAGGGCGCGGAGTTCAACTTCGGCGGCCTCGACAGCAAGAACTACGTCGTGGCGACGCCGGTCGTGTACGCCGGCCGGGTGTACATCGCCACCGGCCAGGACCCGGAGGCGGGGTCCGGGGACGGCGGGTTGTACTGCGTGGACCCGACGAAGACCGGGGACGTGAGCCGTGAGCTGGCCGACGGGCCGAAGAAGGGGCGGCCGAACCCGAACTCGGCGGTCGTCTGGTACACCCCGAAGGCCGTTCCAGACAGCGCCCCGCGCATCGAGGTCGGCAAGAAGAAGAAGCTCGACCTGCTCCGGGAGTCGCGCGACTTCTACTTCGGCCGGACGATCGCCGGCGTGGTCGCGCACGACGGGCTGGTGTACGCGGCCGACTTCTCCGGGTTCGTGTTCTGCTTCGACGCGGCCACCGGCCGGTGCCACTGGGTTGACGACCTGAAGGTGTCGGTCTGGGGTCAGCCGCTGTGGGCCGACGGGAAGGTGTATTTCGGGAACGACAACGCGGAGGTGGTGGTGTACGCCCACGGCCGGGAGCGGCGGCGTCTGGCGACGATCGAGTCTCCCTACGGGATCCGGGCCGGGCTCGTCTTCGCAAACGGCACCCTGTACGTCCCGACCGAATCCACCCTGTACGCCATCCGTGGCGGGAAGTGA
- a CDS encoding peroxiredoxin, translating to MSAFTLRVGAFAAALGCVASVGPAAADDAKPVELKVGDTAPAFEAPSDAGPTWLSKDRFGKKWVVVYFYPGDFTPGCTAQANAFRDAMHKLAEKGVEVVGISGDSADVHAKFRAAQKLNFTLLADEDGAVARKYGVPFTKGAVVKARDADKTPFEFTRAGTAARWTFVVGKDGTIAYKNTKVTPALDAKAITEFIDKAEGK from the coding sequence ATGTCCGCGTTCACCCTGCGTGTCGGCGCGTTCGCCGCGGCCCTCGGGTGCGTCGCGTCGGTCGGCCCCGCGGCCGCCGACGACGCGAAGCCGGTGGAGCTGAAGGTCGGCGACACGGCGCCCGCGTTCGAGGCGCCGTCCGACGCCGGCCCGACGTGGCTGTCGAAGGACCGGTTCGGCAAGAAGTGGGTCGTCGTCTACTTCTACCCCGGCGACTTCACGCCCGGCTGCACCGCCCAGGCCAACGCCTTCCGCGACGCCATGCACAAGCTCGCCGAGAAGGGCGTCGAGGTCGTCGGGATCAGTGGCGACTCGGCCGACGTCCACGCCAAGTTCCGGGCCGCCCAGAAGCTCAACTTCACGCTGCTGGCCGACGAGGACGGCGCGGTCGCCAGGAAGTACGGGGTGCCGTTCACGAAGGGGGCGGTGGTGAAGGCGCGCGACGCGGACAAGACGCCGTTCGAGTTCACCCGCGCCGGCACCGCCGCCCGCTGGACGTTCGTGGTCGGGAAGGACGGCACGATCGCGTACAAGAACACCAAGGTGACCCCGGCCCTCGACGCGAAGGCGATTACCGAGTTCATCGACAAGGCCGAGGGGAAGTAG
- a CDS encoding protein kinase domain-containing protein, producing the protein MAEPDRPTVTHDGRSPHTATASFVAGPADPRASLPVDAALVLDGVCDAFEAAWRGGERPDVAAATAGLGDAVRPAAVRELVALDAFYRRRAGEVPRTADYAARFPELDPDWLAGAVADTDPTGAGASTGVPAAAATLVAAGGERLGDYELLGEVARGAMGIVFRARQASLDRVVALKVIRSGEFADPAEVRRFRAEAEAAATLDHPNIVSVYDVGEQRGVQFYAMRLVEGGSLAARMAEWAVPKAATRAAAKERQAAAAVLAAGVARAVHHAHQRGILHRDLKPGNILIDAAGAPHVTDFGLARRIGRDSTLTRTGAILGTPAYMAPEQARGRDDVTTEADVYGLGAVLYELLAGRPPFLGEDVLDTLYQVREREPAAVRAYSPHVDRDLETVCLKCLDKTPARRYSSAAALADDLDRWRHGEPILARRAGSVERAVKWARRNPAGAGLVGAGAVAAAAVIWGVVALSYNAELERRRHLLEVTNGELTTAKIGLEGANDELTKAKLGLEDVNGKLRMALAQVNMEKAVAERLRVEAERSEKQVARILTSVRFQNAARLWREGRLERAIELLGEPVPGYFAAGTGPEYALAGIVPVRITDIGPSPVEKGVRGLLDAKTATLDPTGAAVGINSTSLPVPPEARVPGGHPPGKSTTLVPDFAKDTGAETTTRSADGEVVVTHGKAAARVWNRRGEWLLTCAPESGRVLGVDVRGPWVTFLTPGVDRVVRLTTVRIDPAARVVVPVQGKAGCVRFRPDGGAVLAATDTGVWSCDLPGGTSLIGLAGRNSTSGSGGAGRVGYSGRGDVIGAVGDPPQVRDGRTGDLRTPLAGGLKSVLEVAVSPDGSLAAAAGATGAVVWDARTGQKLHQIDPFDKQRRFGACSVAFSPTGEYLAVGTFVSMSDSLDGPGIASVWEARTGRHVRTFPPDHCGVWRLAWSPDGQRLAVASGVHWISRGTAKVWDVPTGELVYHLRGHTECVWGVTFSPDGRRLATSSGSRAGRAPQANGEVKVWDMETGLELVSLPENRATAFDAAFSPCGRWFGAGYADGKVRVWDLKPWSPPLAPPPRPVSR; encoded by the coding sequence ATGGCCGAGCCCGACCGCCCGACCGTGACGCACGACGGCCGCAGCCCGCACACGGCCACGGCCTCGTTCGTCGCCGGCCCCGCCGACCCGCGGGCGAGCCTGCCGGTCGATGCGGCCCTGGTACTCGACGGTGTTTGCGACGCCTTCGAAGCGGCGTGGCGCGGCGGCGAGCGCCCCGACGTCGCCGCCGCGACCGCCGGGCTGGGCGACGCCGTCCGCCCCGCCGCCGTCCGCGAGCTGGTGGCGCTCGACGCCTTCTACCGCCGCCGCGCCGGGGAGGTGCCGCGCACCGCCGACTACGCCGCCCGCTTCCCCGAGCTCGACCCGGACTGGCTCGCCGGCGCGGTCGCCGACACCGACCCGACCGGCGCGGGCGCGAGTACCGGCGTGCCGGCGGCCGCGGCCACGCTCGTCGCCGCGGGCGGGGAGCGGCTGGGCGACTACGAGCTGCTCGGCGAGGTGGCCCGCGGGGCGATGGGGATCGTCTTCCGCGCCCGGCAGGCGAGCCTCGACCGGGTGGTGGCGCTGAAGGTCATCCGGTCCGGCGAGTTCGCCGACCCGGCCGAGGTCCGCCGGTTCCGCGCCGAGGCCGAGGCGGCCGCGACGCTCGACCACCCGAACATCGTCTCCGTCTACGACGTGGGCGAGCAGCGCGGGGTGCAGTTCTACGCGATGCGGCTGGTGGAGGGCGGCAGCCTCGCCGCCCGGATGGCCGAATGGGCCGTGCCGAAGGCCGCCACCCGCGCCGCGGCGAAGGAGCGGCAGGCGGCCGCGGCCGTGCTGGCGGCCGGGGTGGCGCGGGCCGTCCACCACGCCCACCAGCGCGGCATCCTCCACCGCGACCTGAAGCCCGGGAACATCCTCATCGACGCGGCCGGCGCCCCGCACGTCACCGACTTCGGGCTGGCCCGGCGGATCGGCCGCGACAGCACGCTGACGCGCACGGGGGCGATCCTCGGCACGCCGGCGTACATGGCCCCGGAGCAGGCCCGCGGCCGCGACGACGTGACCACCGAGGCCGACGTGTACGGCCTCGGGGCGGTGCTGTACGAGCTGCTGGCCGGCCGCCCGCCGTTCCTCGGCGAGGACGTGCTCGACACGCTGTACCAGGTCCGCGAGCGCGAGCCGGCGGCGGTCCGGGCGTACAGCCCGCACGTGGACCGCGACCTGGAAACGGTGTGCCTGAAGTGCCTCGACAAGACCCCGGCCCGGCGCTACTCCAGCGCCGCCGCGCTGGCCGACGACCTGGACCGGTGGCGGCACGGCGAGCCGATCCTGGCCCGCCGGGCGGGGTCGGTGGAGCGGGCGGTGAAGTGGGCGCGCCGCAACCCCGCCGGCGCCGGGCTGGTGGGAGCCGGCGCGGTGGCCGCCGCGGCGGTGATCTGGGGCGTGGTGGCCCTGTCGTACAACGCCGAACTGGAGCGCCGCCGGCACCTCCTGGAGGTTACCAACGGCGAACTGACCACGGCGAAGATCGGGCTCGAAGGTGCGAACGACGAGCTGACCAAGGCCAAGCTCGGCCTGGAGGACGTGAACGGGAAGCTCCGGATGGCGCTTGCCCAGGTGAATATGGAGAAGGCGGTGGCCGAGCGCCTCCGTGTGGAGGCGGAGCGGAGCGAGAAGCAGGTGGCGCGCATCCTGACCAGCGTGCGGTTCCAGAACGCCGCCCGGCTGTGGCGCGAGGGGCGGCTGGAGCGCGCGATCGAACTCCTCGGCGAGCCGGTGCCGGGGTACTTCGCCGCTGGGACCGGCCCCGAGTACGCGCTGGCCGGGATCGTCCCCGTCCGCATCACCGACATCGGCCCGTCGCCGGTCGAGAAGGGCGTCCGGGGGCTCCTCGACGCGAAGACGGCGACCCTCGACCCGACCGGCGCAGCGGTCGGGATCAACAGCACGAGTCTCCCCGTGCCCCCGGAGGCCCGCGTCCCGGGCGGCCACCCGCCGGGCAAATCGACGACCCTGGTCCCGGACTTCGCCAAGGACACCGGGGCCGAAACCACAACGAGGTCCGCCGACGGGGAAGTCGTCGTGACCCACGGCAAGGCGGCGGCCCGGGTGTGGAACCGCCGCGGCGAGTGGCTGCTGACGTGCGCCCCGGAGTCGGGCCGGGTGCTCGGCGTGGACGTCCGGGGGCCGTGGGTCACGTTCCTGACTCCCGGCGTCGATCGGGTGGTCCGCTTGACGACCGTCCGGATCGACCCCGCGGCCCGGGTCGTCGTCCCGGTGCAGGGGAAGGCGGGGTGCGTCCGGTTCCGTCCCGACGGGGGGGCCGTGCTCGCGGCCACCGACACCGGGGTCTGGTCGTGCGACCTGCCCGGCGGTACCAGCCTGATCGGGCTCGCCGGGCGGAACAGCACGTCCGGGTCCGGCGGGGCCGGTCGCGTCGGGTACAGCGGTCGCGGGGACGTGATCGGGGCCGTGGGCGACCCACCCCAGGTCCGCGACGGGCGGACCGGGGACCTCCGAACACCCCTCGCCGGCGGCCTCAAGTCGGTCCTGGAGGTCGCGGTGTCCCCGGACGGGTCGTTGGCCGCCGCGGCCGGGGCGACCGGCGCCGTGGTCTGGGACGCCCGGACGGGCCAAAAACTCCACCAGATCGACCCGTTCGACAAGCAGCGTCGCTTCGGAGCCTGCTCCGTCGCGTTCTCGCCGACGGGTGAGTACCTCGCGGTCGGGACGTTCGTGTCGATGAGCGACTCCCTCGACGGGCCCGGCATCGCGTCGGTGTGGGAGGCGCGGACCGGGCGGCACGTGCGGACGTTCCCGCCGGACCACTGCGGCGTCTGGCGGCTCGCCTGGAGCCCGGACGGCCAACGGCTGGCGGTCGCCAGCGGCGTCCACTGGATCAGCCGCGGTACGGCGAAGGTCTGGGACGTGCCGACCGGGGAGTTGGTGTACCACCTCCGGGGTCACACCGAGTGCGTCTGGGGGGTGACGTTCTCCCCGGACGGCCGCCGGCTCGCAACCAGTTCCGGGAGCCGCGCCGGCAGAGCCCCCCAGGCGAACGGCGAGGTGAAGGTCTGGGACATGGAGACCGGGCTGGAGTTGGTATCCCTCCCGGAGAACCGGGCCACGGCCTTCGACGCCGCGTTCAGCCCGTGTGGGCGGTGGTTCGGGGCGGGGTACGCCGACGGCAAGGTCCGCGTCTGGGACCTCAAACCGTGGTCGCCTCCGCTCGCGCCGCCGCCACGGCCGGTCAGTCGTTGA
- a CDS encoding WD40 repeat domain-containing serine/threonine protein kinase, translated as MARPDHPTVTYPAAGAGLPVADARALDRACDEFERKWRARGRPDLRAAVLELDPGVRPAGLRELLQLDLYYRRRIGEAPQAADYADRFPELDPGWLAAAVAGPSGSGRECGWPGGGDRGGLPAGGRVGDFELLGEVGRGGMAVVYRARQVGLNREVAVKMIVAGPTAWAEFRTRFLVEAEVVAALEHPHVVRLFAFGEHDGRPYLAMEYLPGGTLTDRVRAAGGLPAREAAAVTAKLARAVSHAHSRGIIHRDITPRNVLFGADGEPRLTDFGLAKVARSDLTVTGQVLGTAAYMATEQAAGRAAEVGTAADVYGVGAVLYHLLTGRPPFDGGSYHATLRKVVAEEPARPRSLVPGVPRDLETICLKCLSKEPTRRYPTAQALADDLGRFFRGEPIAARPPGAAGRAVMWVRRHKAAAAVAVALLGGSAVAVGYAVQAGRANAALLEVVAKVRTAAYPGAVREARQAWENGDSTAAREALDRCVPGPGEADLRGFEWYYLDACLRQADRVVAGHDARLLTADVSPDGTLVASGDAAGLVKVTELATGREVTVFRCPAREVTVVRFSPNNRTLAVGGNDGSVSLRNAADGSVVWSRQAHPGPALGLAWSKDGGRVASGGAGRAAKVWDAVTGDVRQELPHPDRVTCLAWWPKSVLLTGCEDKVARQWDPDTGALAFELPARDDPLRVLAHSPADRWFASAGEGPTIDLFHTATNRMPHRLLYAGGPVWSVAYEPGGRYLFAGQSGRVLMWDTVEAVGTVFPCRTVALARRVRAVAVTHQGRYLVVASEEPAEVRVRPTSAVSGYDRCGYPGDRPAASPGGDWLAVVMPDGAVKLRGPAGAERPRRLPDHVQAAGFPAFAAAGYRFVTVDRAGTMSAWNAATATRLGVPLGGPVRVADAAISPDGTWVVGKTPTGEVHAAPVAGGPARILPGVQALSGDMAFSADGSVLASATGRFVTLWRVGDWDRVADLATDQNVSAVALSSDGGLLAVGGGEYGLTLWDVAGRRRFGVLAEHVGPVRSAAFSPDGRTLATGGADGTVRLWNMATRQEMFVLHRNPQGSVFWVRFASPTRLLVGARAITRGQCEVLSFPPASDPGPG; from the coding sequence ATGGCACGGCCTGACCACCCGACCGTGACGTACCCCGCGGCCGGGGCCGGGTTGCCCGTCGCGGACGCGCGGGCCCTCGACCGGGCCTGTGACGAGTTCGAGCGGAAGTGGCGCGCCCGCGGCCGGCCGGACCTGCGGGCCGCCGTGCTCGAACTCGACCCGGGCGTCCGGCCGGCGGGTCTCCGGGAACTCCTCCAACTCGACCTCTACTACCGCCGCCGGATCGGGGAGGCGCCGCAGGCGGCGGACTACGCCGACCGCTTCCCGGAGCTCGACCCCGGGTGGCTGGCCGCCGCCGTGGCCGGCCCGAGCGGGAGCGGCCGCGAGTGCGGGTGGCCGGGCGGCGGCGACCGCGGCGGGCTACCGGCCGGCGGGCGGGTCGGCGACTTCGAGCTGTTGGGGGAGGTCGGCCGGGGCGGCATGGCCGTCGTCTACCGGGCCCGGCAGGTCGGCCTGAACCGCGAGGTGGCGGTCAAGATGATCGTCGCCGGGCCGACCGCCTGGGCGGAGTTTCGCACCCGGTTCCTCGTCGAAGCCGAGGTGGTGGCGGCGCTGGAGCACCCGCACGTGGTCCGGCTGTTCGCGTTCGGGGAGCACGACGGCCGCCCGTACCTGGCGATGGAGTACCTCCCCGGGGGCACCCTGACCGACCGGGTGCGGGCGGCCGGTGGGCTCCCGGCCCGGGAGGCGGCGGCTGTCACGGCCAAGCTCGCCCGGGCCGTCTCCCACGCCCACAGCCGGGGCATCATCCACCGCGACATCACCCCGCGGAACGTCCTGTTCGGGGCCGACGGGGAGCCGCGGCTGACCGACTTTGGGCTCGCGAAGGTGGCCCGGTCCGACCTGACCGTGACCGGGCAGGTACTCGGCACCGCGGCGTACATGGCTACCGAGCAGGCGGCCGGGCGGGCGGCCGAGGTCGGCACCGCGGCCGACGTGTACGGGGTCGGGGCGGTGCTGTACCACCTCCTCACCGGCCGGCCGCCGTTCGACGGGGGCTCGTACCACGCAACCCTCCGAAAGGTGGTCGCCGAGGAGCCGGCCCGGCCCCGGTCGCTCGTCCCGGGTGTGCCCCGGGATCTGGAAACCATTTGCCTGAAGTGCCTGAGCAAGGAGCCGACCCGGCGCTACCCCACGGCCCAGGCGCTGGCCGACGACCTGGGCCGGTTCTTCCGCGGCGAGCCGATCGCGGCCCGCCCGCCGGGGGCGGCCGGGCGGGCCGTCATGTGGGTGCGACGGCACAAGGCCGCGGCCGCCGTCGCCGTCGCCCTCCTCGGTGGGTCGGCCGTGGCCGTGGGGTACGCCGTCCAGGCGGGGCGGGCGAACGCGGCCCTGCTGGAGGTCGTGGCGAAGGTCCGGACGGCGGCGTACCCGGGAGCCGTCCGGGAGGCCCGACAGGCGTGGGAGAACGGCGACTCCACCGCCGCCCGGGAGGCGCTCGACCGCTGCGTCCCCGGCCCGGGGGAGGCAGACCTGCGGGGGTTCGAGTGGTACTACCTCGACGCTTGCCTCCGTCAGGCGGACCGAGTGGTCGCCGGCCACGACGCCAGGTTGCTGACCGCCGACGTGTCGCCCGACGGAACGCTCGTCGCGAGCGGCGACGCGGCCGGGTTGGTGAAGGTGACCGAACTGGCCACCGGCCGGGAGGTGACCGTCTTCCGGTGCCCGGCCCGCGAGGTGACCGTCGTCCGCTTCTCCCCGAACAACCGGACCCTCGCGGTCGGCGGGAACGACGGGTCCGTCTCCCTCCGGAACGCCGCCGACGGGTCGGTGGTATGGTCCCGGCAGGCGCACCCGGGCCCGGCCCTCGGGTTGGCGTGGTCGAAGGACGGGGGCCGGGTGGCGTCCGGCGGGGCGGGGCGGGCGGCGAAGGTGTGGGACGCGGTCACCGGCGACGTGCGCCAGGAACTCCCCCACCCGGACCGTGTGACCTGCCTGGCGTGGTGGCCCAAGTCGGTCCTGTTGACCGGGTGCGAGGACAAAGTAGCCCGCCAGTGGGACCCGGACACCGGGGCCCTGGCCTTCGAACTTCCGGCCCGCGACGACCCGCTGCGCGTCCTGGCCCACAGCCCGGCCGACCGCTGGTTCGCGTCCGCCGGGGAAGGTCCGACGATCGACCTGTTCCACACCGCCACCAATCGGATGCCTCACCGGCTTCTGTACGCCGGCGGTCCGGTCTGGTCGGTCGCCTACGAACCGGGCGGCCGGTACCTGTTCGCCGGCCAGTCCGGGCGAGTGTTGATGTGGGACACGGTGGAAGCGGTGGGCACCGTGTTCCCGTGCCGGACGGTCGCCCTCGCGCGCCGGGTTCGGGCGGTGGCGGTCACCCACCAGGGGCGGTACCTCGTGGTCGCGTCCGAGGAGCCGGCCGAGGTGCGGGTGCGGCCGACCTCCGCCGTCAGCGGGTACGACCGGTGCGGCTACCCCGGCGACCGGCCGGCGGCCAGCCCCGGCGGTGACTGGCTGGCCGTCGTCATGCCCGACGGCGCGGTGAAGCTCCGTGGGCCGGCCGGGGCGGAGCGGCCCCGGCGCCTCCCCGACCACGTCCAGGCGGCCGGGTTTCCGGCGTTTGCCGCGGCGGGGTACCGGTTCGTGACCGTGGACCGAGCCGGCACAATGTCGGCCTGGAACGCGGCGACCGCGACCCGGCTTGGGGTGCCGCTCGGCGGCCCGGTCCGGGTGGCGGACGCGGCCATCTCGCCCGACGGCACCTGGGTGGTCGGAAAGACCCCGACCGGTGAGGTCCACGCTGCCCCGGTGGCCGGCGGGCCGGCCCGCATCCTCCCGGGGGTCCAGGCGCTTTCGGGCGACATGGCCTTCTCGGCCGACGGCTCGGTCCTGGCTTCCGCCACCGGCCGGTTCGTGACCCTCTGGCGGGTCGGCGACTGGGACCGCGTGGCCGACCTCGCCACCGACCAGAACGTCTCGGCCGTCGCCCTGAGCTCGGACGGCGGGTTACTCGCGGTCGGCGGCGGGGAGTACGGGCTGACGCTCTGGGACGTGGCCGGCCGGCGGCGGTTCGGCGTCCTGGCCGAGCACGTCGGCCCGGTCCGGTCCGCCGCCTTTTCCCCGGACGGGCGGACCCTGGCGACAGGCGGCGCGGACGGGACGGTCCGACTCTGGAACATGGCCACCCGGCAGGAAATGTTCGTCCTCCACCGCAACCCTCAGGGGAGTGTGTTCTGGGTCCGCTTCGCGTCCCCGACCCGGCTGCTGGTCGGCGCCCGCGCGATCACCCGGGGGCAGTGCGAGGTGTTGTCGTTCCCGCCGGCCTCCGACCCCGGACCGGGCTGA
- a CDS encoding ECF-type sigma factor gives MPTDPITVWLGRLQAGESSAAGALWQTYFHRLVGLARQRLGAAPRRAADEEDVALSAFDSFCRNAEAGRFPDLADRDSLWRLLAAFTFRKAAHHVRDAGRKKRGGGADAGGDIEAVLGREPDPALAAEMTEECERLLAALGDQDLRRVAVLRMDGYSVDEVAERVGCAPRSVKRKLQLIRGIWEWEAGDGTA, from the coding sequence ATGCCGACCGACCCCATCACCGTCTGGCTCGGCCGCCTCCAGGCGGGGGAGTCGTCGGCCGCGGGCGCGCTGTGGCAGACGTACTTCCACCGGCTCGTCGGGCTGGCCCGGCAGCGGCTCGGGGCGGCGCCGCGGCGCGCGGCCGACGAGGAGGACGTGGCCCTCAGCGCGTTCGACAGCTTCTGCCGCAACGCCGAGGCCGGCCGCTTCCCCGACCTGGCCGACCGCGACAGCCTGTGGCGGCTCCTCGCCGCGTTCACCTTCCGCAAGGCCGCCCACCACGTCCGCGACGCCGGCCGGAAGAAGCGCGGCGGCGGCGCGGACGCCGGCGGCGACATCGAGGCCGTGCTCGGCCGCGAGCCCGACCCGGCGCTGGCCGCCGAGATGACCGAGGAGTGCGAGCGCCTCCTGGCCGCGCTCGGCGACCAAGACCTGCGCCGGGTCGCCGTCCTGCGGATGGACGGGTACTCGGTGGACGAGGTGGCCGAGCGGGTGGGCTGCGCCCCGCGGTCGGTGAAGCGGAAGCTGCAACTCATCCGCGGCATCTGGGAGTGGGAGGCGGGCGATGGCACGGCCTGA